Proteins encoded in a region of the Methanobacterium petrolearium genome:
- a CDS encoding TIGR00288 family NYN domain-containing protein, producing MRSFEKLTSYIPLRRSETGSKNIGLLVDGPNMLRKEFRLNLDLVREIISEYGNMRVGKVLLNQYASDKLIEAIVNQGFTPIVVAGDTDVYMAVEAMELIYNPNIDVIALMTRDADFLPIINKAKENGKETIVIGAEPGFSAALQNSADDAIVLKPDNDKKSFKEEN from the coding sequence ATGCGAAGTTTTGAGAAATTAACTTCTTACATCCCACTTAGAAGGTCAGAGACAGGGTCAAAGAATATTGGACTCCTGGTAGATGGGCCGAACATGTTAAGAAAAGAATTCCGCCTTAATCTAGATTTAGTAAGGGAAATAATATCAGAATATGGAAACATGAGGGTAGGTAAAGTTCTTTTAAACCAATATGCGTCAGATAAACTCATTGAAGCCATAGTGAACCAGGGATTCACCCCCATAGTGGTGGCTGGTGATACTGATGTTTATATGGCTGTGGAAGCCATGGAACTTATTTACAATCCTAATATTGATGTAATAGCGCTTATGACCCGAGATGCCGATTTTTTACCCATTATCAATAAAGCTAAAGAAAACGGTAAGGAAACTATAGTGATTGGTGCTGAACCCGGTTTCAGTGCTGCTCTACAGAACTCTGCGGACGACGCCATAGTCCTGAAACCAGATAATGATAAAAAGTCTTTCAAGGAAGAAAACTAA
- a CDS encoding TetR/AcrR family transcriptional regulator, with the protein MTISDRKEREKKMRRKNIIDTAEELFFKRGYENITMADIAEGAELARSTLYLYFKNKKEIYLAISFRSTELLNKMLKKNYEKGETGLEKVKMLMNAFYEFYEEYPDYYDVNWASYKCSIDHDLPEMEEMKNMRVKGFSLFQKALQTGIEDKSIRSDLDPVKANLVLASSIQNVFNLPPTIRLHLKNNNLTHEELIDYTVDMMVHSIK; encoded by the coding sequence ATGACCATATCAGATAGGAAAGAAAGAGAAAAAAAAATGCGGCGAAAGAATATTATCGACACTGCCGAAGAATTATTCTTCAAAAGGGGTTACGAAAACATCACCATGGCAGACATAGCTGAAGGAGCTGAATTGGCCAGAAGTACCCTTTATCTCTATTTTAAAAATAAAAAAGAGATATATTTGGCCATATCGTTTAGGAGTACAGAACTTCTAAACAAAATGTTAAAAAAAAATTATGAGAAAGGTGAAACCGGGTTGGAAAAGGTTAAAATGCTCATGAATGCATTTTATGAGTTCTATGAAGAATATCCTGATTATTATGATGTGAATTGGGCGTCATATAAGTGTTCAATTGATCATGACTTGCCAGAAATGGAAGAAATGAAGAACATGCGGGTAAAAGGGTTCTCATTATTTCAAAAAGCGCTTCAGACAGGGATCGAAGACAAATCTATTAGATCTGATTTAGATCCGGTTAAAGCAAATCTTGTTTTAGCTTCATCCATACAGAATGTATTCAATCTTCCCCCCACCATCAGGCTACATCTGAAAAATAACAATCTGACCCATGAAGAACTGATTGATTATACTGTAGACATGATGGTGCATTCAATAAAATAG
- a CDS encoding CPBP family intramembrane glutamic endopeptidase, with protein METKNKKTDGKNFIEKNRLVNWKLYIILLIASIFGIIAVMPYTFTLQGELLQNSPVPLYIVAIAQIIQSTILFAVVIFIGLYLAKKVGLGLPILEGWLEGREVKSYLKSILGISIGLGILASILIIGIDFLFSLAGLTSSNIVLAQITPPAWQGFLSSFYGGINEEILLRLFLMTLIAWIIFKIKKTDDGKPTNIGMWLSIILAAVIFGIGHLPTAMAITTLTPLMVTKVIILNAVGGIIFGWLYWKKGLESAMISHFSADIVLHVILPLVTVI; from the coding sequence ATGGAAACTAAAAATAAAAAAACTGATGGAAAAAATTTCATTGAAAAAAATCGACTTGTAAACTGGAAATTATACATAATTTTGTTAATTGCATCTATCTTCGGAATCATAGCTGTAATGCCCTATACTTTCACTCTGCAAGGAGAGTTACTTCAAAATTCACCTGTACCTTTATACATCGTGGCGATTGCTCAGATTATCCAGAGCACGATCTTATTTGCAGTTGTTATATTTATTGGGCTTTATCTTGCCAAAAAAGTTGGACTTGGACTTCCCATCCTTGAAGGATGGCTTGAAGGTAGAGAAGTTAAAAGCTATTTGAAATCCATACTTGGAATATCCATCGGACTTGGAATACTAGCCAGTATCCTTATAATAGGAATAGATTTTCTGTTTTCCCTTGCTGGGTTAACCAGTAGTAATATAGTTCTGGCTCAAATAACTCCTCCAGCCTGGCAGGGTTTCCTTTCATCATTTTATGGTGGGATAAATGAGGAAATTCTGTTGAGATTATTCTTAATGACCTTGATTGCCTGGATAATCTTTAAAATCAAAAAAACTGATGATGGGAAGCCAACAAATATAGGTATGTGGTTATCTATTATTTTAGCAGCTGTTATTTTTGGTATTGGCCATCTACCCACAGCAATGGCCATAACCACACTCACACCTCTAATGGTTACCAAAGTGATAATCTTAAATGCTGTTGGTGGAATTATATTTGGATGGCTTTACTGGAAAAAAGGTTTAGAATCAGCCATGATATCACATTTTTCTGCAGACATAGTATTGCATGTGATTTTACCCCTGGTAACCGTGATTTAA
- a CDS encoding SHOCT-like domain-containing protein produces MSNDIKEERMQILEMVEDGKINPSEAEELLDALGGDQEEINPKTDAKWLKIRVRTMDDNPKVNVNIPISLVDVGLKLAKKFDPKMEEAGLDQIDLDEIVEAVKSGAKGKIVDVEDEENQTRVNIYVE; encoded by the coding sequence ATGTCTAATGATATAAAAGAGGAACGAATGCAGATTCTGGAAATGGTGGAAGACGGAAAAATCAATCCTTCAGAAGCAGAGGAATTACTTGATGCTTTGGGAGGAGATCAGGAAGAAATAAACCCTAAAACCGATGCTAAATGGCTAAAAATCCGTGTTAGAACCATGGATGACAATCCAAAAGTCAACGTGAACATACCTATTTCCCTGGTGGATGTGGGATTAAAACTGGCCAAAAAATTTGATCCCAAGATGGAAGAAGCAGGCCTGGACCAGATAGACCTGGATGAAATAGTTGAAGCGGTTAAAAGCGGAGCAAAAGGTAAAATTGTCGATGTTGAAGATGAGGAAAATCAGACCAGAGTGAACATATATGTGGAATAA
- a CDS encoding DUF2089 domain-containing protein: protein MKHEVPGNCPVCQSEVKVTEIRCKKCKTIIQGEFDLCKFCRLNDKQKYFVEVFIKNRGNIKEIEKELGISYPTVRNKLDEVISVMGHKVEKPVIDKKEILEKLKNGEITKDEALKLLNGKL, encoded by the coding sequence ATGAAACATGAAGTACCAGGAAACTGTCCTGTATGCCAGAGCGAAGTTAAAGTCACCGAAATACGATGTAAAAAATGTAAGACCATTATCCAAGGAGAATTCGATCTTTGCAAGTTTTGCCGATTGAATGACAAGCAAAAATACTTTGTAGAAGTGTTCATAAAAAACAGAGGCAATATTAAGGAAATTGAAAAGGAACTGGGAATATCTTATCCAACAGTGAGAAATAAACTGGATGAAGTGATTTCCGTTATGGGACATAAAGTGGAAAAACCAGTTATTGATAAAAAAGAGATTTTAGAAAAACTTAAAAATGGTGAAATCACCAAAGATGAAGCTTTAAAATTACTCAACGGTAAACTATAA
- a CDS encoding PAS domain S-box protein, producing the protein MEDEAITAMDIRNSLSNFGFDVVGIVDSGDKAIQKSGELKPDLILMDITLKGDIDGIDAAQEIKTLFDIPVIYMSAFTDENTYERLKLTSPYGFVSKPVSSELLIVSIEAAVYKHDLDKKLAESEEYLRLIFDSSKDYIYSHDLDGKITSANKCLCEALNLSEKEIIGKTDFELGFTEKMCEELDKIRSEVYQTDSTAKYFNSFTLPDGKIHEYEVTLNPLHDIHGEIVGISEVTRDLTEQKMLKKELNEVWELFQNLYNNAKVGIVMGNTKGRILNCNSAFENMMGYSLDELKNMSFEEFTHPDYVEKELALLENLRHGKIKFYEIEKQFIRKDKKIIWGKVTGGFGISTNGKAVNSLIIVENIDERKKTEQEIINYATELKAIFDMSGIALAAVDTNGHWINVNPFFLNELGYTEQEFLKLNHLDITHPDDIEKTSELFSKLLSGEIDDYRLRKRYETKDGEFKCFYLTVKVVKDKNNNIKSVIWAGHPIDSSIN; encoded by the coding sequence GTGGAAGACGAAGCCATTACTGCAATGGATATCCGAAATAGTTTAAGTAATTTTGGTTTTGATGTTGTAGGGATTGTTGATAGTGGTGATAAAGCAATCCAAAAATCCGGGGAACTGAAACCAGATTTAATCTTAATGGATATCACTTTAAAGGGAGATATAGACGGGATTGATGCGGCACAAGAAATTAAAACACTTTTTGATATTCCTGTTATCTATATGAGTGCTTTTACCGATGAAAATACTTATGAAAGACTTAAACTTACTAGTCCCTATGGTTTTGTGAGTAAACCTGTCAGTTCTGAATTATTAATTGTTTCTATAGAAGCTGCGGTTTACAAGCATGACCTTGATAAGAAATTAGCTGAAAGTGAAGAGTATTTAAGATTGATCTTCGACTCCAGTAAAGACTATATTTACAGCCATGACCTTGATGGAAAAATCACCAGTGCCAACAAATGCTTATGCGAAGCTTTGAACTTGAGTGAAAAAGAAATTATAGGTAAAACAGACTTTGAATTGGGATTTACTGAGAAAATGTGTGAAGAATTGGATAAAATTCGCAGCGAAGTTTATCAAACTGATTCAACTGCTAAGTATTTTAATTCTTTCACCCTGCCAGATGGTAAAATTCATGAATATGAAGTGACTTTGAACCCCCTACATGATATACATGGGGAAATTGTGGGTATTTCTGAGGTAACCAGAGATTTAACTGAACAAAAAATGTTAAAAAAGGAATTAAACGAAGTTTGGGAACTGTTCCAGAATTTGTACAACAATGCTAAGGTTGGAATAGTTATGGGTAATACTAAAGGTCGTATATTGAACTGTAACTCTGCATTTGAAAACATGATGGGTTACAGCCTGGATGAACTTAAAAATATGAGTTTTGAAGAATTCACCCATCCCGATTATGTAGAAAAAGAATTAGCTTTACTCGAAAATTTACGTCATGGAAAAATTAAATTCTATGAAATTGAAAAACAATTCATTCGCAAAGATAAAAAGATTATATGGGGCAAAGTGACTGGGGGATTTGGTATTTCAACCAATGGAAAGGCTGTTAATTCTCTTATCATTGTTGAAAATATTGATGAACGTAAAAAAACCGAACAAGAAATAATCAATTATGCAACCGAGCTTAAAGCTATTTTTGACATGTCAGGTATAGCTCTGGCAGCTGTAGATACAAATGGTCATTGGATTAATGTAAACCCCTTTTTCTTAAATGAACTGGGTTATACTGAACAAGAATTCTTAAAATTAAATCACCTCGATATTACACATCCCGATGATATAGAAAAGACATCTGAGTTATTTTCAAAACTCTTATCTGGAGAAATTGATGATTATAGGTTACGGAAAAGATATGAAACTAAAGATGGTGAATTTAAATGTTTTTATTTAACTGTAAAAGTAGTTAAAGATAAAAATAATAATATTAAATCTGTTATATGGGCAGGCCATCCCATTGACAGCAGCATCAACTGA
- a CDS encoding NAD(P)/FAD-dependent oxidoreductase, which translates to MGVKNENIPDKGAAVEKGLETYTIIPYIPGGILDPAILRKIADVAEKYQIECIKMTSEHKIGFYGVKKEDIDEIFHDLGMEPGGHIGKCVRGVKFCTGNTFCKKGYQNTVEMGFRIDETFHRTKTPTKVKISLSGCTRCCAESAVRDIGLIGTPKGWKLLVGGTCGLQVRQGKVLAKNLSDDQVIDCIGKVIEYYVESGTEKRLGRFIEKIGFDKFSGEVLGE; encoded by the coding sequence ATGGGAGTAAAAAACGAAAATATACCCGATAAAGGAGCTGCAGTTGAAAAGGGGCTGGAAACATATACAATCATCCCTTATATCCCTGGTGGTATCCTTGATCCTGCCATTTTGCGTAAGATTGCAGATGTAGCAGAAAAATATCAGATTGAATGTATTAAAATGACCTCAGAGCACAAAATTGGCTTTTATGGTGTTAAAAAGGAAGATATTGATGAAATTTTCCATGATCTGGGCATGGAACCTGGTGGTCACATTGGAAAATGTGTAAGGGGAGTTAAATTCTGCACAGGCAATACTTTCTGTAAAAAAGGATATCAAAACACAGTAGAGATGGGATTTAGGATTGATGAAACATTCCACCGGACAAAAACACCCACTAAAGTTAAAATATCCCTTTCAGGATGTACCCGTTGCTGTGCTGAATCTGCTGTTAGGGACATAGGTCTAATTGGAACTCCTAAAGGTTGGAAGTTGCTGGTGGGTGGTACCTGCGGGCTTCAGGTGAGACAAGGTAAAGTACTTGCGAAGAATCTATCTGATGACCAGGTAATTGATTGTATTGGAAAAGTAATCGAATATTACGTTGAAAGTGGTACTGAAAAACGTTTAGGAAGATTTATCGAGAAAATTGGTTTTGATAAGTTTTCTGGTGAAGTGTTAGGAGAATAA